Genomic segment of Streptomyces roseifaciens:
CTTCGTACCCACCGTGTCCACCGGTCGCGGACCTCCGCTCTTGTGTTGCTGAAGACGACGGCGGGGAAGGGCTCCGTGTGAGGCGAGAGCCGTTGCTCTTCCCGGCCGCCGTCACATGATCAACGGGAGGGGAGGGGCGGCGGATGAGCCGGAAGGGCCTTCGCGCGTGGGCCGTTGGTCCCGGTGTGGTCCCGGGTGTGGTCCCGGTGTGGTCCCGGGTGTGGTCCCTGTGCGGTCCCGGGTGTCGTCTCGGCGTGGCCCTCGTGTGCGGTCCCGGTCAGAGCAGGGACTGCCAGTAGGACCAGAACCGGGCCGCAACGAGAAGGGCGATGAGGAGATACCAGGTCACCGGTACCGCCCAGGGGAACTCCAGTAGCCCAATCACCAGCCGGCGGGGCGCCGGGACGATGCCGTGCCTGAGATTGTGCAGGGTGGTGCACCAGAACATGGCGATGGTGGCGACCCAGGCCAGGACGCACCACAGGCACAGCGCGCCGATGGAGTACAGCGCCTGGACCATCAGCCACATGCAGAAGCCCGTACCGGCCAGAGTGCCCAGGTTCAGGCCGATCCAGTACCAGCGGCGGTGGCGCGCCCCGGCCAGCAGACCGAAGCCGATGACGGTCACGGCCCCGTAGCCGGCCAGACCCAGCAGCGGGTTGGCGAAGCCGAACACCGACGCCTGCGGGCTGCTCATCACGCTCGTGCACGAGAGCACCGGGTTGATGCTGCACGCCGGCCGGAAGCCCGGGTCCTCCAGGAGCCGGAACTTGTCGACGGTGATGACGAAGGAGGCGAGCAGACCCAGTGCGCCGGAGACGGCCAGTATCCAGGCGGTGGCGCGTCCGGCGGCGCCGGGCGGGGCGTCTGCCGCTCGGGACCGTGCGCCGTCCGGCCGGGCGCCCTCTCCCCCTCCCTGCTCCGCGTCCTTGGCCTGTGCGCTTGCGGTCCCCGCCAGGTCAACCGATCGGCTGGTCATACGCGTTGTTCTCCTGTCTCTTGCCGCTCCGGCCTCGGGCCGCCGGGCTCGCGGACGGCGCTGGTCGGCCAGAAGACCGTCACCGGGATGCCGCGGGCCCGGGCGAAGGCCACGAGGTGCGCCGTGGCGTCCCGTCCGTCGGACGGCGAGCCATCCCAGACCGCCACCACGTGCCTGCAGGACCTGATCAGCTGCTCGTCGGCGCTCACGGAGGCGTCCCGGTCGGCCGGGTCGTACGGCAGCAGCCGTACGTGCTCGGCCAGGACCAGCAGCTCACCGGCCGCCACGCGGTCGCGCGGGGGAAGCGCGCCGGCACCCGGCGCCGGTGCGGGCAGCAACACGACGAGCTTGCGGCCCGCCTTGCGCACGGCCCGGCCCGCCACCACGGGCAGGCCCGCTCCGGCGCGGACGAGCACCGACGTCCCCGTGGTGCAGCGCTCCAGCAGCTCGCACAGATCGGCTGCGAGCGAGGTGCCCGCGTCCAGGTCCCGGTGCCCCACCACAGCGATCACCCGTCGACTCCGTTCGGTCTCGTCACACCCTCGGCACGTGGTGCGCGCCGGGTGTGCCCGCCCGCCTCCCGGGAACCGGGCCGCCGATGCAGGGACGGCACACCCGGCCGCCCCGCCAGAAGATCGTCAGGGACACCGGTACGGAAAGGGCCGAACGGCCCCTGACTCCGGGGCCGGTGGGGCACGGGGCCGGCCCCGGACCCTTATGGAGTCGCGCAAGGCTCCGCTCACCTGCGAGGGTGTCCGTCATGAACACTGAGCCGAGCGGCCCGGCCCGCAGCGACCCGATCTCTCGCGGTGCGGCGCCCACGGGACCCAGGGGCGCCGCACCACCTGCACGCTCCCGAGTGCCGCTCAGCGCCCCTCGTCCTGGTGCCGGGGACGGCTCGT
This window contains:
- a CDS encoding vitamin K epoxide reductase family protein; amino-acid sequence: MTSRSVDLAGTASAQAKDAEQGGGEGARPDGARSRAADAPPGAAGRATAWILAVSGALGLLASFVITVDKFRLLEDPGFRPACSINPVLSCTSVMSSPQASVFGFANPLLGLAGYGAVTVIGFGLLAGARHRRWYWIGLNLGTLAGTGFCMWLMVQALYSIGALCLWCVLAWVATIAMFWCTTLHNLRHGIVPAPRRLVIGLLEFPWAVPVTWYLLIALLVAARFWSYWQSLL